A section of the Pedobacter sp. HDW13 genome encodes:
- a CDS encoding porin family protein: protein MKKLVLSLLTVAALSTPALAQSTPVKFGLKAGLAFPNMTFSAGSASFSYGTKTSYYVGGTVEFQLSDLVSIQPGLTFIDKGTKINSSSFGFDNDDFLTDVNATINFKYLEVPVNALVNFKVANSGKLFVGAGPYFAYALSANAKMGSEKEKIEFEDSGFKRTDFGLNFLAGFQLNNGLNVHAGYGLGLSNMANDEEAQDFDASIKNKVFTVGLGFSF from the coding sequence ATGAAAAAACTCGTATTATCTTTATTAACAGTTGCAGCATTAAGTACTCCAGCTTTAGCTCAAAGTACTCCGGTTAAATTTGGTTTAAAAGCAGGCTTGGCTTTTCCAAATATGACTTTCTCGGCAGGTAGTGCATCATTTAGTTATGGCACAAAAACCTCTTATTACGTAGGAGGAACCGTAGAGTTCCAATTATCTGATCTGGTTTCTATTCAACCCGGATTAACTTTTATCGATAAAGGAACAAAAATTAACAGCAGCAGTTTTGGTTTTGATAACGACGACTTTCTTACCGATGTGAATGCCACTATAAACTTCAAATATCTTGAGGTACCCGTTAATGCCCTTGTAAATTTCAAAGTTGCCAATTCGGGTAAGTTATTTGTTGGCGCAGGCCCTTATTTTGCTTATGCTTTAAGCGCTAATGCTAAAATGGGATCAGAAAAAGAGAAAATCGAATTCGAAGATTCGGGCTTTAAACGTACCGATTTCGGATTAAATTTCCTTGCAGGTTTTCAGTTAAATAATGGTTTAAATGTTCATGCCGGCTATGGCCTGGGCTTAAGCAATATGGCTAACGACGAAGAAGCCCAAGATTTTGATGCGTCAATCAAAAATAAAGTATTTACAGTTGGTCTGGGGTTTTCTTTCTAG
- a CDS encoding ATP-binding cassette domain-containing protein yields MSISVKNLSRHYDKQKAVDSISFEASPGRILGFLGPNGAGKSTTMRMLTGYLEPTSGTAEISGKNILTEAIAAKKHVGYLPENTPLYADMYVKEFLNFVGQTYGLTNLVTRVDEVVKMVGLTPEQHKKIGMLSKGYRQRVGLAQAIIHNPEVLILDEPTSGLDPNQLVDIRLLIKSLGAAKTVVISTHIMQEVEAICDDIIIINKGKIIANDSLEGIKKTYGGLSLEDIFRKLTA; encoded by the coding sequence ATGAGTATTTCAGTTAAAAACCTTTCCAGGCATTACGATAAACAAAAAGCAGTCGATTCGATTAGTTTTGAAGCTAGCCCGGGCCGTATCCTTGGTTTTCTGGGACCAAATGGTGCGGGTAAATCTACTACCATGCGCATGCTTACAGGTTATCTGGAGCCAACCTCAGGAACAGCAGAAATATCAGGCAAGAACATTTTAACAGAGGCTATCGCTGCAAAAAAACATGTAGGTTACCTTCCTGAAAACACGCCACTCTATGCCGATATGTATGTTAAGGAGTTTTTGAATTTTGTTGGGCAAACCTATGGCTTAACAAACCTGGTCACAAGAGTAGATGAGGTGGTTAAAATGGTAGGACTAACACCCGAACAGCATAAAAAAATCGGTATGCTATCAAAAGGGTACCGCCAACGTGTGGGCCTAGCACAGGCCATTATTCACAATCCGGAAGTTTTAATTCTTGATGAACCTACTTCTGGCCTAGATCCAAATCAATTGGTAGATATCAGATTGCTCATTAAATCGCTTGGGGCTGCTAAAACCGTGGTTATTTCTACACACATTATGCAGGAGGTAGAAGCCATTTGCGATGATATCATCATTATAAATAAAGGAAAAATTATTGCCAACGATTCGCTGGAAGGAATAAAGAAAACATACGGAGGCCTTTCGTTAGAAGATATTTTTAGAAAACTTACCGCTTAA
- a CDS encoding porin family protein, with translation MKKIILSLLTVAALSTVALAQTNNSTKIGVKAGVTFPTFGTSGTENEDDNWKINTSFYVGGTVDFQISERFSIQPGLSLIGKGGKGDYYEHNGEPNNLIAFRGTAKLSMLYLELPVNAIVNFETGNGKIFIGAGPYYATAISGKTKTTGILTAGTSSLTTSTNEDIKFGKDGTMKRGEFGVNFLAGYQLSNGFNIHAGYGLGLSNLDYSDTRVSKVTNRVLSVGLGFSF, from the coding sequence ATGAAAAAAATAATATTATCATTATTAACGGTTGCTGCATTAAGTACAGTAGCTTTAGCTCAAACAAACAATTCAACTAAAATAGGCGTTAAGGCAGGAGTTACGTTTCCAACTTTTGGTACTTCAGGTACCGAAAATGAAGATGATAACTGGAAAATAAATACCTCTTTTTATGTAGGCGGTACAGTCGACTTTCAAATCTCAGAAAGGTTTTCGATCCAACCAGGCTTATCTTTGATTGGTAAAGGAGGTAAAGGCGATTATTATGAGCACAATGGTGAGCCTAATAATTTAATTGCCTTCAGAGGAACTGCAAAACTAAGTATGCTATATTTGGAATTGCCTGTAAATGCTATTGTTAATTTCGAAACGGGCAATGGTAAAATTTTTATTGGCGCTGGTCCATATTATGCAACAGCCATAAGCGGTAAAACAAAAACAACAGGTATTTTAACGGCAGGAACCTCATCTCTTACCACTTCGACAAATGAAGATATTAAATTTGGTAAAGATGGAACCATGAAGCGTGGAGAGTTTGGCGTTAATTTCTTAGCAGGTTATCAATTAAGTAATGGTTTTAATATCCATGCTGGTTACGGTTTAGGTTTGAGTAACCTCGATTATTCTGATACTCGGGTATCGAAGGTTACAAACCGTGTATTATCGGTTGGTCTGGGTTTTTCTTTTTAA
- a CDS encoding sensor histidine kinase: protein MGKTELLITIILFNLFFVLFVVAIMVYIKKYKERKREYLNEIKIANEIHQKELLSTQLEIQQATMQQIGRELHDNIGQKLTLVSLYTQQLVHENKVPQASNRIEQIYQIINSSLQDLRSLSKNLTNDNISENEIVTLIQEEVDHINALKKCKVSFEHDFERIDLEFVKKNVLLRITQEFLQNSLKHAQCSNISIQLKSAADTFLMLKIQDDGMGFDLDNLTSDGIGLKNMKKRAEIIGGEFNLTSKPNLGTALNIILNGPA, encoded by the coding sequence ATGGGGAAAACAGAGCTCTTAATTACGATTATCCTTTTTAACCTGTTTTTTGTATTGTTTGTGGTAGCCATCATGGTTTATATCAAAAAATACAAAGAGCGGAAGAGAGAATATTTGAACGAAATAAAAATTGCCAACGAAATACACCAGAAAGAGCTTTTAAGTACCCAGTTAGAAATTCAACAGGCCACCATGCAGCAGATTGGTCGCGAGCTGCACGATAATATCGGACAAAAATTAACCCTGGTAAGTTTGTACACCCAGCAGCTTGTACACGAAAATAAAGTGCCGCAAGCCAGTAACCGGATAGAACAGATTTATCAGATTATTAACTCATCGCTGCAAGATTTGAGAAGTTTATCGAAAAACCTGACAAATGATAACATAAGTGAAAATGAAATTGTAACTTTAATACAGGAAGAAGTAGACCATATAAATGCTTTAAAAAAATGTAAGGTATCTTTTGAGCATGATTTTGAGCGCATAGATCTGGAGTTTGTGAAAAAGAACGTATTGTTAAGGATAACACAAGAGTTTCTTCAAAACAGTTTAAAACATGCACAATGCAGCAACATTAGCATTCAGTTAAAATCAGCTGCAGACACTTTTTTAATGCTAAAAATACAGGATGACGGAATGGGATTTGATTTGGATAACCTTACTTCTGACGGTATCGGATTAAAAAACATGAAAAAAAGAGCCGAAATTATCGGTGGAGAATTCAATTTAACAAGTAAACCAAACTTAGGCACCGCACTTAATATTATTTTAAATGGCCCGGCATGA
- a CDS encoding outer membrane beta-barrel protein produces MKKITLFLFALTFGLTVYAQEKPVPISVKAGITFPKIKTRKDVAPLNGPAVDGSNINTSFYLGATVDIALGKNIVFQPGFSVTGKGTKATYVNFKGNSNSSGKISLLYFEIPANAVKYIPVGKNKIFLGLGPYLGVALSGTARYTLINNDVIKPDKENIRFGSDKDFKRLDFGGNALAGFQLRNGLNIQAGISASAAKISNSKDVYLNAKNLVFTVGLGFSL; encoded by the coding sequence ATGAAAAAAATAACTTTATTCTTATTTGCATTAACATTTGGCTTAACGGTATATGCGCAGGAGAAACCAGTACCGATTTCGGTAAAAGCTGGTATCACATTCCCGAAAATTAAAACACGTAAAGATGTTGCTCCGTTAAATGGTCCTGCCGTTGATGGGAGCAATATTAATACATCTTTCTATTTGGGTGCTACGGTAGATATAGCCCTGGGCAAAAATATTGTATTCCAACCAGGTTTTTCTGTTACAGGTAAAGGTACCAAAGCAACATACGTTAACTTTAAGGGAAATAGCAACTCATCTGGTAAAATCAGCCTATTGTATTTTGAGATACCAGCCAACGCAGTTAAATATATTCCAGTCGGAAAAAATAAGATATTTTTAGGTTTAGGCCCGTATTTGGGGGTCGCGTTATCCGGAACAGCCAGGTATACATTGATAAATAATGATGTTATAAAGCCAGATAAAGAAAATATTAGGTTTGGTTCTGACAAAGATTTTAAACGCCTCGATTTTGGAGGAAATGCACTGGCAGGATTTCAACTACGCAATGGGCTAAATATACAGGCTGGTATTAGTGCCAGTGCAGCTAAAATTTCCAATTCGAAAGATGTTTATTTGAATGCTAAAAACCTGGTATTTACAGTTGGATTGGGTTTTTCTTTATAA
- a CDS encoding response regulator transcription factor: MKKTIVIVDDHILIAKALQGIIDNFKDFEVIYVCENGMELIKNFENSNKIPDILLLDISMPVMDGFETVTWVTANHPEVKVMALSMQGEEKSVIKMVSNGAKGYLLKNAHPVELENALTKLNINGFFYPDWASKIIFSSLNKTKEVEIKISEREKEFLKYTVTELNYKEIADKMFCSPRTVESYRDQLCEKLELKTRVGLAVFAIKNGFA, encoded by the coding sequence ATGAAAAAGACAATAGTTATTGTTGATGATCATATCCTGATTGCCAAAGCACTTCAGGGCATTATCGATAATTTCAAAGATTTTGAGGTTATTTATGTTTGCGAAAACGGAATGGAGCTGATTAAAAACTTCGAAAACAGCAACAAAATCCCCGATATTTTACTACTGGATATCAGTATGCCCGTTATGGATGGCTTTGAAACCGTAACCTGGGTAACGGCAAACCATCCTGAAGTAAAAGTAATGGCCCTGAGCATGCAGGGAGAAGAAAAAAGTGTAATAAAAATGGTAAGCAATGGTGCAAAAGGTTATTTGCTCAAAAATGCGCACCCGGTTGAACTCGAAAATGCGCTGACCAAATTAAATATCAATGGATTTTTTTATCCGGATTGGGCATCAAAAATTATCTTCTCCAGTCTCAATAAAACGAAAGAGGTGGAAATCAAAATTTCAGAGCGGGAAAAAGAATTTTTAAAATACACCGTTACTGAGCTTAATTACAAAGAAATAGCCGATAAAATGTTTTGCAGTCCCCGCACTGTTGAAAGTTACCGCGATCAGCTATGTGAAAAACTGGAACTCAAAACCCGTGTTGGCCTGGCCGTTTTTGCCATTAAGAATGGATTTGCATGA
- a CDS encoding glycerophosphodiester phosphodiesterase family protein has protein sequence MKFHHLLFVVIVALFASCKPEEKKHQYIKFNTTNDLYQFLNWSPERRFPLISAHRGGPMPGYPENCIETFANATTYNPMVIEFDIAYSKDSVMVIMHDDNLDRTSTGKGPIGNYTYEELKAFNLKDDSGKETKFKIPTLDSVLTWSKGKVLLTIDLKKGVSYAKVIEKVRQYKVESNSIIITYTANQAQEVHRLAPELMISASVQKKAELKRLNSMGIPNNRIVAFVGVAAPDKALYQYLHNKGITTILGTMGNIDKSSLANPAKMVYYHLNNNGADILSSDNIGQAAEQLDKLRYNKKLSSLHTY, from the coding sequence ATGAAATTTCATCATTTGCTATTTGTGGTTATTGTTGCGCTTTTTGCTTCATGCAAACCTGAAGAAAAAAAGCATCAGTACATTAAGTTTAATACAACAAACGATTTATATCAATTCTTAAACTGGTCGCCCGAACGCCGTTTTCCATTAATCAGTGCTCATCGTGGTGGTCCAATGCCAGGCTACCCTGAAAATTGCATCGAAACTTTTGCCAATGCCACTACTTATAACCCCATGGTTATTGAGTTTGATATTGCTTACAGTAAAGATTCTGTGATGGTAATTATGCACGATGATAACCTCGACAGGACTTCTACAGGTAAGGGGCCGATTGGCAATTACACTTACGAGGAACTGAAGGCATTTAACCTAAAAGATGATTCGGGGAAAGAAACAAAATTTAAAATCCCAACATTAGATAGTGTATTAACCTGGAGCAAGGGGAAAGTATTGTTAACGATCGATTTAAAAAAAGGGGTATCTTACGCCAAAGTAATCGAAAAAGTAAGGCAATATAAAGTAGAAAGCAATTCGATTATCATTACCTACACCGCCAACCAGGCTCAGGAAGTGCATCGTTTGGCTCCCGAACTAATGATTTCTGCTTCCGTACAGAAGAAAGCAGAATTGAAGCGGTTAAATAGTATGGGGATTCCCAACAACCGGATTGTGGCTTTTGTTGGAGTTGCAGCGCCCGATAAAGCGTTGTACCAATACCTGCACAACAAAGGTATCACAACGATTTTAGGCACTATGGGCAATATCGATAAAAGTTCGCTTGCAAACCCGGCTAAAATGGTTTATTATCACCTCAATAACAATGGTGCTGATATTTTATCATCAGATAACATCGGACAAGCCGCAGAACAATTGGATAAATTGAGGTACAATAAAAAGTTAAGTTCATTACATACATACTAA
- the gldF gene encoding gliding motility-associated ABC transporter permease subunit GldF, protein MYAVFKRELFSFLSSMVAYITIGIFLLVSGLLLWVFPDTSVLEYGYAELNGFFSLVPYLFMFLIPAITMRAFAEERREGTYELLVTRPIQLWHIIAAKYLSSLVLVLFALIPTIIYYYSVAKLGFPEGNIDSGSVIGSYIGLFLLGAAFTAIGIFSSALTKNQVIAFVICAALCAFAFLGFDYASQVSLFKSIETSITNLGINQHYTAISRGVLDTRDLIYFITFSALFLFFTRLTMGGKR, encoded by the coding sequence ATGTACGCAGTTTTTAAACGCGAGTTATTCAGTTTCCTCAGTTCAATGGTGGCTTACATCACCATTGGCATTTTTTTATTGGTTTCGGGACTTTTACTTTGGGTATTTCCTGATACTTCTGTACTCGAATACGGCTATGCCGAACTCAACGGCTTTTTTAGTCTTGTTCCTTATTTGTTCATGTTCCTGATCCCGGCTATCACCATGCGGGCCTTTGCCGAAGAGAGGAGAGAAGGTACTTACGAGCTTTTGGTTACGCGTCCCATTCAACTCTGGCATATTATCGCTGCAAAATACCTCTCTAGTTTGGTACTGGTTCTTTTTGCATTAATCCCGACTATAATTTACTACTACAGCGTTGCCAAACTGGGTTTCCCCGAAGGTAATATCGATTCTGGTTCGGTAATCGGATCGTACATTGGCTTATTTCTGTTGGGAGCTGCATTTACGGCCATTGGCATTTTTTCATCGGCACTTACCAAAAACCAGGTTATTGCTTTTGTTATCTGCGCCGCTTTGTGCGCATTTGCATTCCTCGGCTTCGATTATGCCAGTCAGGTTAGTTTATTTAAATCCATCGAAACCTCAATTACCAATTTGGGTATCAACCAGCATTATACCGCCATTAGTCGTGGTGTTTTAGATACGAGAGATTTGATTTACTTCATCACCTTCTCCGCCTTGTTTTTATTTTTTACCAGGTTAACTATGGGAGGGAAGCGATAA